From the Desulfomonile tiedjei genome, the window ATAATCAATCTGGTCTTCAGATCGTATCTACGGGGCCTACTTTTCAAGAGCGTTATAACGCCCGTCGTTCCCGCGAAGGCGGGAACCCAGGAAATCCCGCGAGACGCGGGACTGGATTCCTGCCTCCGCAGGAATGACGGACTGGAGTGCTTGCCAATCGGACAAAAATTATGGCAACCGCTATAGGTCGTCAACCAAGCAATTGTTTGTAATCACAGGCGAGTTGCCATTCTGATCACTGCCGCGAGTTTGACAGCATTGAACGAAAAATGGTAAGATATCAATAAGGAAGGAAGTCAGGACGTTCTTTGGGCGCGTGGGCCCACGATTTTCTACCGCTATTCAGCAAGATCCCTGGGACGACAGCTATGAAAGCCTGGCCCAATTTGGCCGTTTCCCTGCGACCAAGATCGTCAATGAGTCGGAAATGGACTATAAGAAGAAAGTAGCCATTGTTCAATCCAACTATATCCCATGGAAGGGCTATTTCGATCTCATCGCCTCAGTCGATGAATTCATTCTCTTCGACGATGCACAGTTTACCAAAAATGATTGGCGCAACCGTAACCTGATAAAAACGCCTAATGGCATGAAATGGCTGACCATACCGGTTAAGATGAAAGGACGATTTCCTCAGAAGATTAAAGACGCCACGATCGCTTATCACGGGTGGCCGGCCAAGCATTGGAAGACCATCGTCCAGAATTACCGCAAGGCCAAGCACTTCAAAATGTATAGCGATTTCTTTGAAGAATTGTTCTTGAATACGCACGAAGATCTTTTGAGCGATGTCAACTTCAGGTTTTTGTCGGCCATTTGCAGATTGTTGGAAATCAACACCACGATAACCTGGTCCATGAATTACGTTCTTGTGGACGGCAAGACCGAGAGGCTGGTGGAAATGTGTCGGCAGGCAAAGGCCACCGACTATTTGAGTGGGCCTTCAGCCGGAAATTACATTGAAGAGCGGTTGTTCGAGCGGGCGAACATCAAGCTGGCATATGCGGACTACTCGGGTTATCCGGAGTACGATCAGTTATTTGCTCCCTTCGAGCACGGTGTCAGCATAGTGGATCTAATATTCAACGTGGGTCCGGACGCGCGAAAGTACATGAAGGCCTAAGATGGAACTATCGATTGTCACCACGATGTACCGCTCGGAAGCGTTTGTGGAGGAGTTTTATCGCAGAGTCCGAGCTGAAGCGGAAAGCATAACTCCCGACCATGAAATCATTTTCGTTGATGACGGTTCACCGGACGGTTCTCTTAACATCGCTAAATCTCTCCAGGAAAAGGACCCCAGGATTAAGATCATCGAATTGTCGAGAAATTTTGGCCACCACAAGGCCATCATGACAGGACTGTCTCACGCCAAAGGAGAGTTGGTGTTCCTCATTGACTGCGATCTGGAAGAAGACCCTCGGCTGTTGGGCCGGTTTTATCAGGAGCTGCTGAAGTCATCTTCCGACGTTGTCTACGGTGTCCAGCAATCCAGGAAGGGCGGTTTTTGGGAGAGGACATCCGGCCACATCTTCTTTGGGCTCTTTAACCTGTTGTCCTATTATCCGGTAGTCCCGAATCAGTTGACCAGCCGCCTTATGCGGAGGAAGTACGTTCAGAGCCTCGTGGAGCATCGAGACCGCGAACTCTTTTTGGGTGGGCTGTGCGCAATAACCGGCTTCAGACAGGCGCCGATCGTTGTCAGCAAA encodes:
- a CDS encoding glycosyltransferase family 2 protein — encoded protein: MELSIVTTMYRSEAFVEEFYRRVRAEAESITPDHEIIFVDDGSPDGSLNIAKSLQEKDPRIKIIELSRNFGHHKAIMTGLSHAKGELVFLIDCDLEEDPRLLGRFYQELLKSSSDVVYGVQQSRKGGFWERTSGHIFFGLFNLLSYYPVVPNQLTSRLMRRKYVQSLVEHRDRELFLGGLCAITGFRQAPIVVSKGSRGSTSYTWRHRVSLLVNAVTSFSNKPLLFIFYLGMLISSISGIAALTLVVRRIFFQEYLTGWPSLIVSLWLLGGLIIFCLGIIGIYLAKIFMEVKRRPYTVVRNVYDRSAEADSNSGES
- a CDS encoding WbqC family protein: MDYKKKVAIVQSNYIPWKGYFDLIASVDEFILFDDAQFTKNDWRNRNLIKTPNGMKWLTIPVKMKGRFPQKIKDATIAYHGWPAKHWKTIVQNYRKAKHFKMYSDFFEELFLNTHEDLLSDVNFRFLSAICRLLEINTTITWSMNYVLVDGKTERLVEMCRQAKATDYLSGPSAGNYIEERLFERANIKLAYADYSGYPEYDQLFAPFEHGVSIVDLIFNVGPDARKYMKA